From Thermovenabulum gondwanense:
CATGGGGGCTACCGTTTTGAGAAAAAAGATTCAGGAAGCCGGTTTAAAGGTAGAGGTAGTTCATTCAGCTATCAATGAAATTCCGCAGGATGCCGATATAGTTATATCCCACAAAGAGCTTACAGAAAGAGCAAGGGAAAAGGCTCCCAATGCGGAACACATATCCATAGAAACCTTTGTAAATAATCCCGTTTACGATGAAATAGTAAAAAGGCTTTCCAAGTGATATAATAATTTAAAATAAAATAAAGTAACGGCAAATGCCGTTACTTTAAATTTTTTGGTATGGTGATGAATATGGCCGATGAATTGGAAACGAGGGAAAAAAGGATTTTAGAATTTCTACTGAAAGGCCCCAAAACCGCACAGGATTTGGCCAAAGAACTTTCGGTATCCCGGAGGACAATTTTGAGGGATTTGCCGTCGCTGGAAGAAAAGCTTAAAAAAAGAGGGCTTTTTCTTGAAAGAAAGGCCGGCAAGGGTATCAAGTTAAGAGGACCCGATAGTGCTATCGAAAACCTGTCAAAAGAGCTTTCTAAAAAAACGCTTTCTGAAGACAGGCTTCCCGCAAAAGAAAGGCAGATACTTGTGCTTTTAAACCTTATTGAAAAAAAGGGGATAGAAAAATTATACACCTTTGCAAGAGAACTCAGGGTAACGGAAGCGACTATAAGTTACGACTTAGACCAATTAGAAGGGATACTGGGGAAATACGAGCTTAAAATAATTAGAAAACCTGGGCTGGGAGTTTTCTTAGAGGGGGAGGAGAAAAATAAAAGGGCACTCCTGGCAGATCTGATTTACGAACAGTTTAACGAGTCCGAGTTAATCGAGCTTTTAAAATCCAGGTTCGGGGAAAGAAATGCACCAGAAGAAGATTCCGGGGACATAATAGACGAAGTGAAGTTGAGGCTTTTAAAGTTTATTGAAAAAGATTTGATAAATGATATTGAAGAAGTTCTAAGGGAAATTACTGAGGAATTCGACATAAAACTGGCGGACAGTGCTTTTGCGGGGCTTTTGGTGCATATCGTCCTATCCGTGGCACGGCTGAAAAAGGGCGAAAAAATTACGATGGAAAAGAACGTCCTGGCAACCCTGGAAATGACCCGGGAATTCCAGATAGCAAGATCTCTTGGGAAAAGGATGGAGGAAAAGGGGATTTTCCAAATTCCCGAGGAAGAACTCGGATATATAACCATGCACCTTCTGGGGGCAAAAATCAGAGAAAGAGAAGGATTTGACGAAATTTTCTACTTTATCAATGATGACGAAGCGTTGAAAATGGCGGAGGAAATTTTTATAAATGCCGGTAAGGTCCTTCAAAAGGAAATTAATAAAGACAATAAGGCTGTTAAAGACCTTGCCCTGCACCTGAAACCCGCAATTGCAAGGTTGAGGCTAAAGATGGATATAAGAAACCCCTTACTTTTTCAGCTAAAAGAAAAGTACAGCGATTTGATGGAAATCTGTAAAAGAGCTGTTGAACCTCTGGAGAACAGGCTTTTAATTAAATTTCCTGAATCGGAAATAGGATTTATTGCAATGCATGTGGGAGCTGCTGTGGAGAGGATGAAAAGGGACAAAAAATACAGCGTTATACTCGTCTGCCCCACCGGCATAGGAAGCTCTAAAATGCTTTACAGCAGAGTGGAAAAAGAACTTCCGCATTTAAAGGTCCTGGATGCGGTCTCCCTTCTCGAATTAGACGGGGCATTGGCGAAATACCCGGGAGTGGATCTTGTAATATCTACAATACCGATTGAATTACCCCGGGTAAAAACGATAAGCGTTTCCCCCCTTCTCACAAAAAACGAAGTGGAGAAAATAAATACCCTCTTAAATGAAATAGAAAACCATTCAGCAGAAACCGAAAATGCCGAAGAAAATTCGGACTATCCCAAGGAAGAATTAAAAGATGCGATATTCAATCTGATAGAAAAAATGGTTTTTATCAAGGAAATAGCAAAGAAAAATATAGAAGGATTAATGGATGAGGTGATTAAATATTTTAATGACGTCGTAGTAGACGGGAACCTATTGAAGGAAGATTTAAAAAGGAGAATGGAGCTGAGCGGCTGCGGAGTTCCTGGAACGGGGGTATACCTGCTGCACGCCAAATCCCGTTCGGTAAGGGAGCCGTTGTTTGGAGTTTTTGGAACAAAGGAAAAAATGTTTTTAAAAAACATGGATGGACAAAAGGAAGGTTACCGGGACTTTGTCCTGATGCTTTTACCGACGGAGGGTTATAAAAAAACCGCGGAAGTTTTTGCAAGGATAAGCGTTTTAATACTGGAGGATAAGGAATTTTTAACAGCATTAAAAGGGCAGAACGAATCGCTGTTTATAAAAATACTGTTAAAGAAGCTTAAATAGGAGGTTTTAGGTGCAAATGGTATTCGGTTTTTTAAAGAAAAACAATACTCAAAATAAAAACGGAGAAATAATAAAAGAAAGTATGATAGTGGTGGATGCAAAGGTAAGGGATAAATTTGAAGCAATAAAAATGGCGGGAGAAATCCTGGTAAAGGAAGGATATGTGGAACCTGAATATATTGATGCAATGTTTGAAAGGGAAAGGATGCTCTCCACCTATATAGGCAATTTCATAGCCATACCTCACGGTGTGGGAGAGTCAAAAAAATACATTAAAAAAACCGGATTATCGGTTATTCACGTGTCCGATGGAGTAGACTTTGGAGATAATAATATAGTTTATCTTGTCATTGGCATAGCTGCCCTTGGAGATGAACATTTAAACATCCTGGCCAACATAGCCACCCTTTTTGAAAACGAAGAAAAGGTAAAGAAATTAATTCAAAATCCATCCAGGAAAGAAATTTTCGATTTTCTAAACGGGAGGATCTGACATGAAAAAGGCGGTTCATTTTGGAGCCGGGAACATCGGAAGGGGATTTATCGGTTTTTTGCTTTCCCGGTCGGGTTTCGAGGTTACCTTTGTTGATGTGGATAGGGAACTCGTGGATTATTTGAATAAACACGGCAGGTACAGTGTGGTGGAAAAGTACGGAGAAAAAGAAACGGTTATCCCCGTGGAGGGGGTAAAAGCGGTAGTTTTTGAAGAGGAAGGGGAAATCATAAAAAAAATTTCTGAAGCCGATATTATTACCACATCCGTAGGGCCAAAGGTACTGGAAGTAATTGCAGGAGTGATCAAAAAAGGGCTTCTTAAAAGAGAAAAAGAAAACCTTGAGCCTGTAAATGTAATTGCGTGCGAAAACCTCATCAGGGCATCTACCCATTTAAAAGAATATATGTTGAGGGATTCGGATAAACAGGAACGAGAAATAATATCAAAAATTGCAGGGTTTCCCGACGCTGCGGTAGACAGGATAGTTCCTCCCCAGGAAAGGGATTATTCTAAGGTGTTAGTGGAGCCTTATTTCGAATGGACTGTGGAAAAGCCGGGTTTCAAAGGTAAAATTCTTGAAATAAAGGGCATCACCTGGGTGGAGGACCTTGAACCCTATATCGAAAGAAAAATTTTTATATTAAATGCCGGCCACGCGGTCTGCGCTTATTTAGGATATCTAAAAGGTTACAGAACCATAGAGGAATCCCTGCAGGATCCCGATATTTTAAATACCGTAACCGGTGCCATGAGAGAGGCGGCTTTTTATCTTTCAAAAAAATTCGCTTTCGAAGGCCTGGAAGAATATATTAAAAAGACCTTAGACAGATTTAAGAACAAAGCGTTAAAAGATAGAGTGGAAAGGGTAGGAAGGGAGCCCTTGAGAAAACTTTCTATTAATGAAAGATTGGTAAGACCGGCCAAGGAAGTCGCCGATTTAGGAGCAAAACCGGTAAACCTTGCAAAAGGAATAGCTGCAGCCCTCCTCTTTGACTACCCGGAAGACAAAGAAGCTTTGAGACTTAAGGAAATGCTAAAAAATCAGGGGATGGAATACGTTTTAAATTATGTTTTAGGTTTATCGAGGGAGGATGCAGATCTAATCCGTCTTATAATGGAAAATTATAATAATCTTTTGGGCGAAAGAAAATCATAAAATAGGGGACTTTATTAATAGCCCCTATTTTATTTTTGCACTTTTATATTGACGGCGAAAATTTATAATAGTATAATTAAATTAAATCAGGAGGTGAAAATAATGGTAAATATTATAATAGATGAAAGGGCTAAAAAATACTTGGAAGAAAAGGGACTTTCCGAGGTCACCGTAAAGCTGGAAAAAATCGGCGGAGGATGAGCGGGCTGCAGATATATACCTGCCGTGTATGCGGGTTCGCCTGCCGATGCCTCTAATTACGATGTATACGAAGCGGATGGAGTAAAAGTTTATGTAAGTCCCTTTATAGACGTAAGCAGGGGTTTAAAGATTTATCTTTCGGGCTTCAGCCTGTTTAAAGGCCTTGCCGTTGCCCCCGCTTATTAAAGAATCAGATTTTCCTGTGGGATTTATAAAGTTCGATAAAGCGCAGAATAAAGCTCAATTCTTCAGGGGTACAGTCGGCCACCATTTCCAGAACCGATTTTACCTTTGGATCTAAAAAAAGCTCTTTTAATGCCGGGTTCATTATTTTAAAGATATTTTCAGCACCATCGTCGTCGGTTACGAAAAAACACGGGGTTACGGATAAGGCCTGAGCTAATTTCTCTAAGGTTTTAATGGAAGGTTCTACCTTTCCGTTTTCTAACTGTCCTATCAGGGCGGGAGAAACCCCGGCTTTTTTAGCCAGTTCTACCTGGGTAAGCCCCCTTTCGGTCCTCAATTTTTTAAGTTTTGCACCCATATTGGCACTGTTATTCAGTAACTCTTCAGGTTTTATATCGAGGAATTTCGTAAGGCCGGTAAGGGTGGAAAGGGAAGGTAGGACATTTCCTTTCTCTATCTGACATAAATAGGAGGCGGAAATACCGGCTAATTCAGCGAGTTTTTCCAGGGATAAATTTTTCCTTTGCCTGAGAAGATGAATTTTTTCTCCTATGGATAAGGGCTTTTCGGGGGTACTATCTTCACCCGTGTTAAAAAAGGCTTCGACGGATACGTTTAAAGCATCGGCAAGTTTTTGAACAACTTCTAAAGACGGTTTCTTTTTACCCGTTTCTATTTCGCTCAAATAGGAAACCGAAAGCCCTGTTTTTTCAGCAAGTTCTTTTAAGGATAATTTTCTGTTTTTTCTAAGCTGACGTATTAAAGAGCCTTCCATGCCCATTCTCCTTCAATTTTGAAAATACTTTAACAAAATTATAGTATAAATATAGTGAATGGTCAAAGGGAAAGAATTGTTTACTTTTTAAAATTTAAGGGGCATAATAAAGTTAAGAAAATATAAATTTAAAGGAGGAACTATGATGAAACCCGTAAATGTTACCGATGCCAATTTCCAGGCTGAGGTTTTAAACTCTGATTTACCCGTGCTTGTAGATTTCTGGGCTGCATGGTGCGGACCCTGCCGTATGATGGGTCCGGTAATTGACGAGATAGCTGGTGAATACGAAGGTAAATTAAAAGTCTGCAAGATGAACGTGGATGAAAATCCTAATACCCCGACAAAATACGGTATTATGAGCATTCCCACCCTTATACTTTTCAAGGATGGGGCACCCGTTAAAAAGCTCATCGGCTTCAGGCCTAAAAACGATATAATCGCGGAATTGGGGATATAAAAAGACCGCAAAAAGCGGTCTTTTTTTTGTGGAGTTTTTCAGGGTAAATTTTTGAAAAAAGCAGTTTAATAAATCAAGTATGATATAATTTATTATAAGTTATTTCAGATAATTAAAAGAAGGTGATACTATGCCGGTTTCCCTTACTTTTTACGATGGTGCGGGATGTATTGGGGGTAATAAAATACTTTTGGAAAACGGCAACGATGCCGTATTTTTTGATTTTGGAACTAATTTTGGGGCGGAGGGTAAGTTTTTCGACGAATTCCTTGCACCGAGAGCATCCTTCGGCCTGTACGACCTTCTTTGCCTTGATATTCTTCCACCGCTCAAAGGGATTTACAGAAAGGACATGGAATACCCCGGAATCTGGGAAAAATTTTCGTCCCATGGGTATTTCAGACATTTAACCCTAAGGGGAGTAATACTTTCCCACGCCCACTACGACCATTGCGGACATTTTTCCTATATAAGCGAGGATATCCCGGTAATTACGGGGCTTTCCAGCGCGCTTATATGTAAAGCCCTTCAGGATACGGGCGGAGGAAACAGACTTCAGGAGATCTGCTATATTAACCCCAGGGAATTAAAAGATGGACTTTTGCAAACGGGACATTATAAGGTCACTCCCTACAGGCAAAGAAAGTTCCTTATAACCGACCGAGAAGATATTCCAGATAAGGCCTGTGAATTCTGGGAAAAGGTGGATAGTTCCAGGAGTTTACATTGCTGCTCGCTGGAAAGCGTGAATAATAGCAAGGGGATAAAGGGTTTAAAGATAATTTCCTGGCCGGTAGACCACTCCGTACCGGGAGCTTCTGCTTATGCCATCGAAACTTCGGAGGGCTGGGTGGTCTACACCGGAGATTTAAGGCTTCACGGGAAAAACGGGGGACTTACCCGGAAATTTTTCAGTGAAGCGGCGAAGCTAAATCCCGCAGTTCTTATATGCGAGGGGACCCACCCGGGCACGGTAAATCCTGTGACGGAAGAACAGGTGGCGCAAAACTGTTTTGATGCGGTTAAGAAGGCGAAAGGATTAGTGGTAGCCGACTTTGGCCCCAGAAATGTGGAGAGGCTTTTATCCTTCCTTTCCATTGCTAAGGAAACAAAAAGAAAGCTGGTATTGACTTCGAAAGATATATATCTTCTTGAGGCTTTAAATTGTGCGGATGAACCGGAGATTCCGAATCCTTTAGCGGAGGATTTAATTCTTCTTTATGATAGGCCAAAAACCCGGCGGGATAAATGGGAAGAGGCTTTATATGATAGATTTGATTCTTCAAAGATAATAGATGCGGAGGGTATCAAGCAAAATCCCAAGGATTACATACTTTGCTTTTCCTATTACGATTTTCATGCCTTTTTGGATATAGAGCCACAGGGAGGAACCTATATATACTCATCCAGCGAGGCCTATGATGAAGAAATGCTTATAGACCACAACAGAATAAAAAATTGGATTGAATATTTCGGCTTTGCATTATACGGAAGCCTCGGCAGGGACAGGGAAAAATCGGGTTTTCACGCCAGCGGCCATATTCACGGCCCGGGAATTGAAGAAATGGTGGAGACCATAAAGCCCCGGGTTTTAATTCCTATTCACACCCAGGATAAAGAATTCTTTAGACGGTTTGAAGGGAAATGTCAGGTATTATGGCCGGAAAGAAGTAAGACTATAAAATTATATCAATAGTTTATTCATTTGATTTATAAATGACTCGAAATCCTTTAAATTATATTTTATTATTTTATAAACCTCTTTATCATCTACTTCATCATAAAAATGAACTATACGATTTCTAAACTTAGCCATTAATTTGTATGTATCGGCTTCTTTTTTTTCTATTATTCCATTTTTATAAAGTATTTCAAAAGTATCAACGTAAGTTTTTGGGATACCAAGTCCTTTTCGAGATATAATGTGGTTTCCTATATCTATCATCGCTTCGATAGCTGTCTGCAAATTATATTTCGCGGAATCGAAGTATCTAAAATCAGACGTGAATTCCTCTTGTGGAAGTTGAGCAAGGGTCTTTAATTTTAAGAGATTTTTTTGAATTAATTGAATTTTATCCAATATCTTTTTTTTATCTATTGCCTCCATATTTGATTCTCAACCCTTCCTTTAAGTCTTCATAAAATTTTTTTAAGGTTATCCCGTAGTCACCGTAGATTTTAAATACTTTTTCTTTAAAATCTGAAAGAAGTATTTCGTCGCTACAGTAAAGAAGGTTACCTGTATACAACACTTCATGGCAAATATCAATGGGTGCTGTATTTAAATTTATCACATCGATATTATCACGTTCAAAAAAGCGGCTTAACTGGCATTCGATTTCGAGTTCATTATAAAGAGTAGGATTGTTTTTATATAATATTGCAAGATCAATATCGCTGTTAGGTTGTTCATAATCCGTACCGAAGGAGCCAAAGAGAAAAACTGCCACAATATTTTTATTGGTTTTGAAGTAATTATTTAATTTTAATATTTGCGAATTAATTTTACTCAGATTTCTTTTCATAACAAACCACCGCTAATTAGTTTATGTTTTTATTATAACACAATTAAATAAATTATGAATAAAATTATGAAAATAGGGAAGTTAAAGGGATAGTGGATATTATAAATTTTGTATTAAATACCCCAAAAGTAGTATCTGTATGATTATAATTACAGGAATTCCCAGGGTAAAACTTGAATGCCTGGTTTTATGATTAAAAAAATACATTCCTAAATATACGCCTATGCTTCCGCCCAAAAGGGCTAAGGTAAAAAAGGTCTTTTCCGGGATTCTGGATTTTCTCTTTTTAGCCTTTCTTTTATCTACAAACATTAATAATAATGAAACGATGTTTATGATTATTAGATAATATATAAAAAATTTCATTTTTTAAACCTCACTAAATCGGAGTTATTATTGCTTTTTATTATATCATAAATATTTTATTGTATGACTTTTTATATTGTAACTGCAAAATTTGACAATGCTTTTTAAAAGCATTATATTTTTTATAGAATGTAAATGCAAATCATTTGCAAAAAGGAGGCGGAAACTTAAAAAATGTACAGAAATAGCAGTATTCTCTCTGCATCAAGAAAACTATTATTTATTATTTTAATTATATCCTTAGTTTTTCCTTTGATGGGTTGCCAAAATAAAAAGGCCAAAGTAGATGAGAATAATATTGTGGTATATACCTCCATTTATCCCTTATTCGATTTTGCAAAAAAGATAGGACAGGATTACATAGTTGTAGAAAATATTACACCTGCGGGGGTTGAGCCTCACGAATTTGAGCCTTCATTGAGCAAAATTTCAAAAATATACGAGGGCAATGCCTTTATATATCTGGGCGGGTCTATGGATCCGTGGGCGGAAAGAATTGCGGGAGAGCTCGTTAAGAGGAATATACCGGTTTTAAAAGCAGGAGAAGATTTGATAGAAGGAAATGACCCTCATATATGGCTCTCACCGAAAAAATCGATGCAAATGGCAAAAAAGGTTTACGACTTGTTGGCCAAGGTCGATGGAAAGAACAAAGATGTATATGAAAAAAATTATAATCGTTTAATTGAAGAACTCAAAAAATTGGATGAAGAGTATAAAAAAGAATTGACCTCAAAAAGGCTAAGAGACTTTGTGGTATCCCATGCGGCATTCGGCTATTTGGCAAAGGAATATGGATTAAATCAGGTATCCATTAAAGGACTTTCCCCTCAGGAAGAGCCGTCTTTAAAACACATCAAAAATTTGGCGGATTTTTGCAGGGAAAGGGGAATAAAATACATCCTTGTTGAAAGTTCTGAAACTCCCAAGGAAGCTCAGGCTTTAGCGAAGGAAGCGAATTTAAAGATACTGACTTTAAACCCCATAGAGGGCCTGTCGGAGCAGGAAGAAAAGACCGAGGATTATTTCAGCTTGATGAGAAAAAATTTAGAGGTTTTGAAGGAAGCTTTGAAATAGAAATAAATCTTGTATTCTGGGGGAATTTTATATGTCTACTCCCATTCTGGAGCTAATAGATGTCAGCTTTTCCTATAACGGGAATCCGGTGCTGGAAAATGTAAATCTCAAAGTAGAGAAAGGAGATTTTTTAGCCCTGATAGGCCCTAATGGGGCTGCAAAAACCACGCTGATGAAAATAATGGTGGGGCTTTTAACTCCAAAACACGGCAGGGTATTAATTTTCGGTGAAAATATAAGGGAATTTAAAAAATGGGACAAGATAGGGTATATTCCTCAATTAACCGGGGAAATAAATACGGGTTTTCCGGCTACCGTGTGGGAAATAGTCGATTCGAATTATTATAACGGTTTTTTAAAAGGATTTATAAATAAGGACAGGAGGGAAAAATCGGTAAAACAGGCCCTTGAAAAAGTGGGAATAGATAAGCTTTCTCAAAAAATGCTTAAAGAACTATCCGGAGGAGAAAAACAGAAGGTATTTTTGGCCAGGGCCCTTGTGAAAAATCCAGAAATCCTATTTCTCGATGAGCCTACCAGTGCCATGGATGCCCCTTCCCGGGAAGATTTTTATAATCTCCTTACCGACTTGAATAAAAATTTGGGGATTACCGTGATCATAGTTACCCACGATATCGGTTTTGCCTGTGAAAAAGCTACGAAAATAGGCTGTGTAAAGGGGAAAAGGGTATTCATTCACGAAAATGTAGGGGAAGTAACGGAAGGTCATATTGCAGGTTTAATGGGGTATAAAATTGCTGCTAGTGATATTCATAAGGAGTGAAAGGCATGGATTTTTTAAGTATTTCTTTTATCAACAGGGCCTTTGCGGCAGGCGTATTGACATCCATATTAATTTCTACGGTAGGGGTCTTTGTGGTTTTAAGACGAATGTCAATGGTAGGGGATAGCCTTTCCCACGCTTCCTTGGCGGGAGTGGCTTTCGGAATGCTTTTTGGCATTTATCCTTTTTACGGCGCTCTGGTCTTTACTGTAATTGCGGCAATTCTAATAGAAATTCTGCGGAAAGCTTTTAAAAAATATTCGGAAGTGGCGCTGGCCGTAGTAATGTCCGCCGGAATAGGGCTTGCGGTGGTCATGATAAGTTTGGGGAAGTCCTTTAACAGAGATCTTTTTTCCTATCTTTTTGGAAGCCTTATCGCGGTTAGCGAAACAGACATAAAAATAATGGGCTTTCTGGGATTGGCGGTGATAACTTCTATAATTGCTTTGAATAGAGAGCTTTTTGCGGTGACCTTTGACGAGGAGTCGGCGAAAATTTCCGGAATACCGGTAAATCTAATCAATTTATATCTATCCCTCGTTACCGCTTTGTCGGTAGCCCTATCGGTTAGAATCGTGGGGACTCTGCTGGTTTCCGCGTTAATGGTAATACCCACTGCCGTAAGCCTGCAGGTCTCAAAAAGCTTCAAAATGGTTTTTATTATTTCAAACCTGGTAGCACTTTTTTCGGTTATTCTGGGTATCATTATTTCTTACTATTTTGACCTCGCGCCGGGCGGCACTATAGTATTGATATCCTCTTTTATCCTTGCCATTGCTCTTTTAATTAAGGGGGTCAGGAGCGGATGGGATTGATCTCATCGGAAGAAATAATAAAAAACGCCGGACTTAAGGTTACCGAAAAACGAAGGGCAATAATAGATACCCTCCTCAAGTCCGGCAATATGCTCTCAGCAAAAAAAATATATGAAAAGGTTAAAAAGGACTATCCGGATATAAATTTTTCTACGGTTTACAGGAATTTAAACCTCCTGGCAAAAAAAGGCATATTATGCTTTGTTTTATCCGAAAATAAAAGCATGATATTCAGCGTAAAGCTTACCGAGGAGCATCACCACCACGTTGTATGCAAAAATTGCGGGACTTCGGTGGCAATAAATTACTGTCCCATGAAGTTCATAGAAAAGGAACTGGAAAATTTCGGATTTTCTGCTATGGAGCACAACTTTATAATATACGGTATATGCCCCGACTGTAAATCTAAAGGGTAATATCTTTACCAAGTCCCAGCTCCAAAGCCTTTTCGTAGATTTTAGCTGCGGTTACCACATCCTGAACGGCCAATCCTACGGACTTGAACATGGTAATTTCGTTTTCGGAAGTTCTGCCGGAAAGTTCTCCGGTCAGCAATTTTCCAATTTCGCCGGTTATTTTTTCTTTATTTATAACTCCTTTGTTTATGGGTATAATAAGGTCCCCGGCCTCGGCCATGCAGGCTTCCAGCGAATCCACATATATTTTATCCGCTTTTAATACGGCTTCTTCGGGGATTTCCTGCATTTCGGGGGTGTAGGCTCCTATTCCGTTTATGTGTACGCCTTTTTTAATTAAATTTCCGTTGAACACCGGTTTTTTGGACGTGGTGGCGGTGGTAATAATATCTACTTC
This genomic window contains:
- a CDS encoding PRD domain-containing protein gives rise to the protein MADELETREKRILEFLLKGPKTAQDLAKELSVSRRTILRDLPSLEEKLKKRGLFLERKAGKGIKLRGPDSAIENLSKELSKKTLSEDRLPAKERQILVLLNLIEKKGIEKLYTFARELRVTEATISYDLDQLEGILGKYELKIIRKPGLGVFLEGEEKNKRALLADLIYEQFNESELIELLKSRFGERNAPEEDSGDIIDEVKLRLLKFIEKDLINDIEEVLREITEEFDIKLADSAFAGLLVHIVLSVARLKKGEKITMEKNVLATLEMTREFQIARSLGKRMEEKGIFQIPEEELGYITMHLLGAKIREREGFDEIFYFINDDEALKMAEEIFINAGKVLQKEINKDNKAVKDLALHLKPAIARLRLKMDIRNPLLFQLKEKYSDLMEICKRAVEPLENRLLIKFPESEIGFIAMHVGAAVERMKRDKKYSVILVCPTGIGSSKMLYSRVEKELPHLKVLDAVSLLELDGALAKYPGVDLVISTIPIELPRVKTISVSPLLTKNEVEKINTLLNEIENHSAETENAEENSDYPKEELKDAIFNLIEKMVFIKEIAKKNIEGLMDEVIKYFNDVVVDGNLLKEDLKRRMELSGCGVPGTGVYLLHAKSRSVREPLFGVFGTKEKMFLKNMDGQKEGYRDFVLMLLPTEGYKKTAEVFARISVLILEDKEFLTALKGQNESLFIKILLKKLK
- a CDS encoding PTS sugar transporter subunit IIA, whose amino-acid sequence is MVFGFLKKNNTQNKNGEIIKESMIVVDAKVRDKFEAIKMAGEILVKEGYVEPEYIDAMFERERMLSTYIGNFIAIPHGVGESKKYIKKTGLSVIHVSDGVDFGDNNIVYLVIGIAALGDEHLNILANIATLFENEEKVKKLIQNPSRKEIFDFLNGRI
- a CDS encoding mannitol-1-phosphate 5-dehydrogenase gives rise to the protein MKKAVHFGAGNIGRGFIGFLLSRSGFEVTFVDVDRELVDYLNKHGRYSVVEKYGEKETVIPVEGVKAVVFEEEGEIIKKISEADIITTSVGPKVLEVIAGVIKKGLLKREKENLEPVNVIACENLIRASTHLKEYMLRDSDKQEREIISKIAGFPDAAVDRIVPPQERDYSKVLVEPYFEWTVEKPGFKGKILEIKGITWVEDLEPYIERKIFILNAGHAVCAYLGYLKGYRTIEESLQDPDILNTVTGAMREAAFYLSKKFAFEGLEEYIKKTLDRFKNKALKDRVERVGREPLRKLSINERLVRPAKEVADLGAKPVNLAKGIAAALLFDYPEDKEALRLKEMLKNQGMEYVLNYVLGLSREDADLIRLIMENYNNLLGERKS
- a CDS encoding CC/Se motif family (seleno)protein, yielding MVNIIIDERAKKYLEEKGLSEVTVKLEKIGGGUAGCRYIPAVYAGSPADASNYDVYEADGVKVYVSPFIDVSRGLKIYLSGFSLFKGLAVAPAY
- a CDS encoding helix-turn-helix domain-containing protein yields the protein MEGSLIRQLRKNRKLSLKELAEKTGLSVSYLSEIETGKKKPSLEVVQKLADALNVSVEAFFNTGEDSTPEKPLSIGEKIHLLRQRKNLSLEKLAELAGISASYLCQIEKGNVLPSLSTLTGLTKFLDIKPEELLNNSANMGAKLKKLRTERGLTQVELAKKAGVSPALIGQLENGKVEPSIKTLEKLAQALSVTPCFFVTDDDGAENIFKIMNPALKELFLDPKVKSVLEMVADCTPEELSFILRFIELYKSHRKI
- the trxA gene encoding thioredoxin, producing the protein MKPVNVTDANFQAEVLNSDLPVLVDFWAAWCGPCRMMGPVIDEIAGEYEGKLKVCKMNVDENPNTPTKYGIMSIPTLILFKDGAPVKKLIGFRPKNDIIAELGI
- a CDS encoding exonuclease — encoded protein: MPVSLTFYDGAGCIGGNKILLENGNDAVFFDFGTNFGAEGKFFDEFLAPRASFGLYDLLCLDILPPLKGIYRKDMEYPGIWEKFSSHGYFRHLTLRGVILSHAHYDHCGHFSYISEDIPVITGLSSALICKALQDTGGGNRLQEICYINPRELKDGLLQTGHYKVTPYRQRKFLITDREDIPDKACEFWEKVDSSRSLHCCSLESVNNSKGIKGLKIISWPVDHSVPGASAYAIETSEGWVVYTGDLRLHGKNGGLTRKFFSEAAKLNPAVLICEGTHPGTVNPVTEEQVAQNCFDAVKKAKGLVVADFGPRNVERLLSFLSIAKETKRKLVLTSKDIYLLEALNCADEPEIPNPLAEDLILLYDRPKTRRDKWEEALYDRFDSSKIIDAEGIKQNPKDYILCFSYYDFHAFLDIEPQGGTYIYSSSEAYDEEMLIDHNRIKNWIEYFGFALYGSLGRDREKSGFHASGHIHGPGIEEMVETIKPRVLIPIHTQDKEFFRRFEGKCQVLWPERSKTIKLYQ
- the hepT gene encoding type VII toxin-antitoxin system HepT family RNase toxin; this encodes MEAIDKKKILDKIQLIQKNLLKLKTLAQLPQEEFTSDFRYFDSAKYNLQTAIEAMIDIGNHIISRKGLGIPKTYVDTFEILYKNGIIEKKEADTYKLMAKFRNRIVHFYDEVDDKEVYKIIKYNLKDFESFINQMNKLLI
- the mntA gene encoding type VII toxin-antitoxin system MntA family adenylyltransferase antitoxin codes for the protein MKRNLSKINSQILKLNNYFKTNKNIVAVFLFGSFGTDYEQPNSDIDLAILYKNNPTLYNELEIECQLSRFFERDNIDVINLNTAPIDICHEVLYTGNLLYCSDEILLSDFKEKVFKIYGDYGITLKKFYEDLKEGLRIKYGGNR
- a CDS encoding DUF1294 domain-containing protein; translation: MKFFIYYLIIINIVSLLLMFVDKRKAKKRKSRIPEKTFFTLALLGGSIGVYLGMYFFNHKTRHSSFTLGIPVIIIIQILLLGYLIQNL
- a CDS encoding metal ABC transporter substrate-binding protein, encoding MYRNSSILSASRKLLFIILIISLVFPLMGCQNKKAKVDENNIVVYTSIYPLFDFAKKIGQDYIVVENITPAGVEPHEFEPSLSKISKIYEGNAFIYLGGSMDPWAERIAGELVKRNIPVLKAGEDLIEGNDPHIWLSPKKSMQMAKKVYDLLAKVDGKNKDVYEKNYNRLIEELKKLDEEYKKELTSKRLRDFVVSHAAFGYLAKEYGLNQVSIKGLSPQEEPSLKHIKNLADFCRERGIKYILVESSETPKEAQALAKEANLKILTLNPIEGLSEQEEKTEDYFSLMRKNLEVLKEALK
- a CDS encoding metal ABC transporter ATP-binding protein, yielding MSTPILELIDVSFSYNGNPVLENVNLKVEKGDFLALIGPNGAAKTTLMKIMVGLLTPKHGRVLIFGENIREFKKWDKIGYIPQLTGEINTGFPATVWEIVDSNYYNGFLKGFINKDRREKSVKQALEKVGIDKLSQKMLKELSGGEKQKVFLARALVKNPEILFLDEPTSAMDAPSREDFYNLLTDLNKNLGITVIIVTHDIGFACEKATKIGCVKGKRVFIHENVGEVTEGHIAGLMGYKIAASDIHKE